The Achromobacter pestifer genome includes a region encoding these proteins:
- a CDS encoding biotin--[acetyl-CoA-carboxylase] ligase, whose translation MPAQASPIDLPAPETLARTLSTRLPAFQDISWIGSTGSTNADLLARARAGAGGKPWLLGTHLQETGRGRAGRPWQNRTGSTLMFSCAFDVHLPPAQLPALSPLAGIAACEALRAVAGPQAAGLCMKWPNDVQWHDAKLAGVLVETTRNPGGSEAGHTVVIGMGVNLTDAARLSLALEREVADWSLVQAGAARQAAAADLVCASAMAWLEAVRTLEREGFGAFRQRFDQVDALAGRKVNVLDKGAILLGGTASGVDEQGRLLVQTPEGIQPILVGEISIRRQA comes from the coding sequence ATGCCCGCTCAAGCCAGCCCCATCGACCTGCCCGCGCCGGAAACCCTGGCCCGTACGCTCAGCACGCGCCTGCCCGCCTTCCAGGACATCTCCTGGATCGGCAGCACCGGATCGACCAATGCCGATCTCCTGGCGCGCGCGCGCGCAGGCGCCGGCGGCAAGCCCTGGCTGCTGGGCACGCACCTGCAGGAAACCGGCCGTGGCCGCGCCGGCCGTCCCTGGCAGAACCGCACGGGCTCCACGCTGATGTTCTCCTGTGCCTTCGACGTGCACCTGCCACCCGCGCAACTGCCCGCGCTGTCGCCGCTGGCCGGCATCGCCGCCTGCGAGGCCCTGCGCGCCGTCGCCGGCCCGCAGGCCGCCGGGCTCTGCATGAAGTGGCCCAACGACGTGCAATGGCACGACGCCAAGCTGGCAGGCGTGCTGGTCGAGACCACCCGCAATCCCGGCGGCAGTGAAGCCGGCCATACGGTCGTCATCGGCATGGGCGTGAACCTGACCGACGCCGCCCGGCTGTCGCTCGCGCTGGAGCGCGAAGTCGCCGACTGGAGCCTGGTGCAGGCGGGCGCCGCCCGCCAGGCTGCCGCCGCCGACCTGGTCTGCGCCAGCGCGATGGCCTGGCTGGAAGCGGTCCGGACGCTGGAACGCGAAGGCTTTGGCGCCTTCAGGCAGCGTTTCGATCAGGTGGACGCTTTAGCCGGCCGCAAGGTCAACGTACTGGACAAGGGCGCTATTCTTCTAGGCGGCACCGCGAGCGGCGTGGACGAGCAAGGCCGCTTGCTGGTGCAAACGCCCGAGGGCATCCAACCGATCCTGGTCGGTGAAATCTCGATTCGACGCCAAGCATGA
- a CDS encoding MlaE family ABC transporter permease, producing MPLSASSAPAAAPFRFEGGVCHVAGDWSVLALAEPGEVQRRREALACATDGGARWDLHGIGRLDTIGALLIWEAWGHKLPERVRWSAGQQDVFNALALNKGETPAAAPKRDPWSWPRAVGEAIFQAIDNGRALLIMLGQLVLDLGGMLLRPRLAPWREISAQVYRTGAQALGITALVGFLIGVVLSYLSAQQLQMFGADRFIVRLLGVSIVRELGPVLAAILVAGRSGSAITAQIGVMRVTQELDAMLVMGISHGQRLILPRVVALAVTMPLLVLWTDAMALLGGMLAAQMQLGVSAQWFLQSLPDAISLTNYWIGILKGVTFGMLIALIACHFGLRIQPNTESLGRGTTTSVVTAITGVILLDALYAVIFSSVGI from the coding sequence ATGCCGCTTTCTGCTTCGTCCGCACCTGCCGCCGCGCCTTTCCGTTTCGAAGGAGGCGTATGCCATGTGGCCGGCGACTGGAGCGTGCTGGCGCTGGCGGAGCCCGGCGAGGTGCAGCGCCGCCGCGAGGCGCTGGCCTGCGCCACCGATGGCGGCGCGCGCTGGGACCTGCACGGCATCGGCCGGCTGGACACGATAGGCGCGCTGCTGATCTGGGAAGCCTGGGGCCATAAGCTGCCCGAGCGCGTGCGCTGGTCCGCCGGCCAGCAGGACGTTTTCAATGCGCTGGCCCTGAACAAGGGCGAGACCCCGGCCGCGGCGCCCAAGCGTGACCCATGGAGCTGGCCGCGCGCGGTGGGCGAGGCGATCTTCCAGGCTATCGACAATGGCCGCGCCTTGCTCATCATGCTGGGGCAACTGGTCCTGGACCTGGGCGGCATGCTGCTGCGCCCGCGGCTCGCGCCGTGGCGCGAGATTTCGGCGCAGGTGTACCGCACCGGCGCGCAGGCGCTGGGCATCACGGCGCTGGTCGGATTCCTGATTGGCGTGGTGCTGTCCTACCTGTCGGCGCAACAGTTGCAGATGTTTGGCGCCGACCGTTTCATCGTGCGCCTGCTGGGTGTATCCATCGTGCGCGAACTGGGGCCGGTGCTGGCCGCCATCCTGGTGGCGGGCCGCTCGGGTTCGGCCATCACGGCGCAGATCGGCGTGATGCGGGTGACGCAGGAGCTGGATGCGATGCTGGTCATGGGCATTTCGCATGGGCAGCGCCTGATCCTGCCGCGGGTGGTGGCGCTGGCCGTGACCATGCCCTTGCTGGTGCTGTGGACGGATGCCATGGCGCTGCTGGGCGGCATGCTTGCCGCGCAGATGCAGCTGGGCGTGTCGGCGCAATGGTTCCTGCAGTCGCTGCCGGACGCGATTTCGCTGACCAATTACTGGATCGGCATCCTGAAGGGCGTGACCTTCGGCATGCTGATCGCGCTGATCGCCTGCCATTTCGGCCTGCGCATCCAGCCCAACACGGAAAGCCTGGGACGCGGCACCACCACGTCCGTGGTCACTGCCATCACTGGCGTGATCCTGCTGGATGCGCTCTACGCCGTGATCTTCAGCTCGGTGGGCATCTGA
- a CDS encoding ABC transporter ATP-binding protein, which yields MNSATQHKLFAEDGVTVEPVITVRGLRTAFGDHVVHDNLDLTVFPGEILVLVGGSGTGKTVLLRQIIGLDRPAAGTVRVLGHALFELTAAERRRLSYRWGMLFQAGALFSALSVFDNVALPLRELRTVPEDLVRDVVMCRLAMVGLSARDADKRPSDLSGGMVKRVALARALSLDPELLFLDEPTAGLDPLRSDEFVDLVRSLHRQLGFTVVMVTHDLDTLLALATRVAVLADKRVIVCDTVPEVLKVDHPFIHTFFLGERGLRALGDLAPKGLHHGKP from the coding sequence ATGAACAGCGCCACCCAGCACAAGTTGTTCGCCGAGGACGGCGTCACGGTAGAGCCCGTCATCACGGTGCGCGGGCTGCGCACGGCATTCGGCGACCACGTGGTGCATGACAATCTGGACCTGACCGTCTTCCCAGGCGAGATCCTGGTGCTGGTGGGCGGCTCGGGCACGGGCAAGACGGTGCTGCTGCGGCAGATCATCGGGCTGGACCGGCCGGCCGCGGGCACGGTGCGGGTGCTGGGCCATGCGCTGTTCGAACTGACGGCGGCCGAACGCCGGCGGCTGTCCTATCGCTGGGGCATGCTGTTCCAGGCGGGGGCGTTGTTTTCCGCGCTGTCGGTGTTCGACAATGTGGCCTTGCCGCTGCGCGAACTGCGTACGGTGCCGGAAGACCTGGTGCGCGATGTCGTCATGTGCCGGCTGGCGATGGTGGGCCTGTCGGCGCGCGACGCCGATAAACGGCCCTCGGACCTGTCCGGCGGCATGGTCAAGCGCGTGGCGCTGGCGCGCGCGCTGTCGTTGGACCCGGAGCTGTTGTTCCTGGATGAGCCGACGGCGGGCCTGGACCCGCTGCGCTCCGACGAATTCGTGGATCTGGTGCGCAGCCTGCACCGGCAATTGGGATTTACCGTCGTCATGGTGACGCACGACTTGGACACGCTGCTGGCGTTGGCCACGCGCGTTGCCGTGCTGGCGGACAAACGGGTGATCGTGTGCGACACGGTGCCGGAAGTACTGAAGGTCGATCACCCGTTCATTCACACGTTCTTCCTGGGCGAGCGCGGCCTGCGCGCGCTGGGAGATCTGGCGCCGAAGGGATTGCATCATGGAAAACCGTAG
- a CDS encoding MlaD family protein, whose translation MENRSHALMAGIFTLALLAAAALVAIWIGRDRTQLQPYEIISATAVSGLNPQSTVRYQGVPVGKVQSLALNPDKPGQVRIRIGVAPNTPITESTWAELGVQGVTGISNVELRDDGTSMKRLASSAAHPAAIPLRPGFLDRIEQRGGKLISNVEEVTEQLRRVLSEQNVQALTASLQNATDITQSLRGASQDLAPTLAKLGPLIDSLDKTSRQADRAAREVGDLAAQARQSLARLNAPDGPLSAATSSLNDIALAAARLDGETLPAITSMATNVSAAARGATVTLRRVDNTPQSFLFGPAPREPGPGEAGFAGFGRSPK comes from the coding sequence ATGGAAAACCGTAGTCATGCGCTCATGGCCGGCATCTTCACGCTGGCCTTGCTGGCCGCAGCCGCGCTGGTGGCCATCTGGATCGGACGCGACCGGACTCAGCTGCAGCCATACGAAATCATCTCCGCCACGGCGGTCAGCGGCCTGAATCCGCAGTCCACGGTGCGCTACCAGGGCGTGCCGGTGGGCAAGGTGCAGTCGCTGGCCCTGAACCCGGACAAGCCCGGGCAGGTGCGCATCCGCATCGGCGTGGCGCCGAACACGCCGATCACGGAGTCCACCTGGGCCGAACTGGGCGTGCAGGGCGTGACCGGCATTTCCAACGTGGAGTTGCGCGACGACGGCACGTCGATGAAGCGGCTGGCGTCGTCGGCCGCCCATCCGGCCGCCATTCCGCTGCGCCCTGGTTTTCTCGACCGCATCGAACAGCGCGGCGGCAAGCTGATTTCGAACGTGGAGGAAGTCACCGAGCAACTGCGGCGCGTGCTGAGCGAGCAGAACGTGCAGGCGCTTACGGCCAGCCTGCAGAACGCCACCGACATCACCCAGTCGCTCAGGGGCGCCAGCCAGGATCTGGCGCCGACGCTGGCCAAGCTCGGTCCCTTGATTGATTCGCTGGACAAGACTTCGCGCCAGGCCGACCGCGCCGCGCGGGAAGTCGGCGACCTGGCGGCGCAGGCTCGCCAGTCGCTGGCGCGCCTGAACGCGCCGGACGGTCCCCTGTCCGCCGCCACCAGCAGCCTCAACGACATCGCCTTGGCCGCCGCGCGGCTGGATGGCGAGACCCTGCCCGCCATCACCAGCATGGCCACCAACGTCAGCGCGGCCGCGCGCGGCGCCACCGTTACCCTGCGCCGTGTGGACAACACGCCGCAATCGTTCCTGTTCGGCCCGGCGCCCCGCGAGCCCGGGCCCGGCGAGGCCGGCTTTGCAGGCTTCGGGAGATCGCCCAAATGA
- a CDS encoding ABC-type transport auxiliary lipoprotein family protein, producing the protein MKMRSAVLLLTLALAGCGIGRVAAPPSVFDLGLDSRAAPALPARETIALVFQAVPSLSDTGVIWRVGDSAAPKAYASYRWASPPADLVRQRLTERLSRQGPVLDERVTLQTPQLQVSLSQFEQVFAADGQSSEGRVLLQAVLLSGRSVLGQTRIEARAPAPTQDAQGGVAALRQATDDAADQLAQWLATTLKPASRAGG; encoded by the coding sequence ATGAAGATGCGTAGTGCCGTCCTACTCCTGACGCTGGCCCTGGCCGGCTGCGGCATCGGCCGCGTGGCCGCTCCGCCCTCGGTGTTCGACCTGGGCCTGGACTCCCGTGCGGCGCCGGCCTTGCCCGCGCGCGAGACGATCGCGCTGGTCTTTCAGGCCGTGCCCAGCCTGTCCGATACCGGCGTGATCTGGCGCGTGGGCGACAGCGCCGCGCCCAAGGCCTATGCCAGCTACCGCTGGGCCTCGCCGCCGGCCGACCTGGTGCGTCAGCGCCTCACGGAACGCCTGTCGCGCCAGGGGCCGGTGCTGGACGAGCGCGTTACCCTGCAGACGCCGCAGCTGCAGGTGTCCTTGTCCCAATTCGAGCAGGTATTCGCGGCCGACGGCCAATCCAGCGAAGGCCGCGTGTTGCTGCAGGCGGTGCTGCTCAGCGGCCGCAGCGTGCTGGGTCAGACCCGCATCGAGGCACGCGCGCCTGCGCCCACGCAGGACGCGCAAGGCGGGGTGGCGGCGTTGCGCCAGGCCACCGACGATGCTGCCGACCAACTGGCGCAGTGGCTCGCCACGACGCTGAAACCCGCCTCCAGGGCGGGCGGTTAA
- a CDS encoding alpha/beta hydrolase, with the protein MSARTETHAFTGAAGRIDCAVDWPAGTPRGWALVLHPHPLQGGARENKVVTTLSRACVQHGLVAVRPNFRGVGQSEGAFDKSVGETQDMLAVVAQMRELHPELAQAPWVLAGFSFGTAVAAQTYAALAEQGDTVLPSALMLMGPAVNRFQSHEVQVPDDTLLVHGEEDEVVPLSEAMDWARPRSIPVVVVPGASHFFHGKLLVLRQLVQARLKVALD; encoded by the coding sequence ATGTCCGCACGCACTGAAACCCACGCATTCACTGGAGCCGCCGGCCGCATCGATTGCGCCGTGGACTGGCCGGCGGGCACGCCGCGAGGCTGGGCGCTGGTCCTGCATCCGCATCCGCTGCAGGGCGGTGCGCGCGAGAACAAGGTGGTCACGACCCTGTCGCGCGCCTGCGTGCAGCACGGCCTGGTCGCGGTGCGGCCCAATTTCCGCGGCGTCGGGCAGTCCGAGGGCGCGTTCGACAAATCCGTGGGCGAAACCCAGGACATGCTGGCGGTCGTCGCGCAGATGCGCGAATTGCATCCGGAACTGGCCCAGGCGCCGTGGGTGCTGGCCGGTTTTTCTTTCGGCACCGCTGTCGCGGCGCAGACCTATGCCGCGCTGGCGGAGCAGGGCGACACGGTGCTGCCGTCCGCCCTGATGCTGATGGGCCCGGCCGTGAACCGCTTCCAGTCGCACGAAGTGCAGGTGCCGGACGACACCTTGCTGGTGCACGGCGAGGAGGACGAAGTCGTGCCGCTGTCCGAGGCCATGGACTGGGCGCGCCCGCGTTCCATTCCCGTGGTGGTGGTGCCGGGCGCATCGCACTTCTTCCACGGCAAGCTGTTGGTGCTGCGCCAATTGGTGCAGGCGCGGCTGAAGGTGGCGCTGGATTGA
- a CDS encoding HD domain-containing protein, with protein sequence MNPVIDGIQIPDSKLAREITELVRDTATPLLFHHSSRVYYFGALAGKQRGLKFDPELLYCGCMFHDMGLTHRHSSDCCRFEVDGANAARDFLKSRGISQQDIDLVWTAIALHTTPGIPEFMHPVVALVTAGVEMDVLGLTYGDYGDAQREAVVAAHPRGPGFKEEIIQAFYDGIKHKPQTTFGNVKADVIADKEPAFRPGNFCSVIRGSRWPG encoded by the coding sequence ATGAACCCTGTCATCGACGGCATTCAAATCCCCGACAGCAAGCTCGCCCGTGAAATCACGGAGCTGGTGCGCGACACCGCCACGCCGCTGCTGTTTCACCACTCCAGCCGGGTCTACTACTTCGGTGCGCTTGCCGGCAAGCAGCGCGGACTGAAGTTCGACCCGGAGCTGCTCTATTGCGGCTGCATGTTCCACGACATGGGCCTGACGCATCGGCACAGCAGCGACTGCTGCCGCTTCGAAGTGGACGGCGCCAACGCGGCGCGCGATTTCCTGAAAAGCCGCGGGATTTCCCAACAGGACATCGATCTGGTGTGGACCGCCATCGCGCTCCACACCACGCCAGGCATTCCGGAATTCATGCATCCGGTCGTTGCGCTGGTGACAGCAGGCGTGGAGATGGACGTGTTGGGCTTGACCTATGGCGACTATGGCGACGCCCAGCGCGAAGCCGTGGTGGCGGCACATCCGCGCGGCCCGGGCTTCAAGGAAGAAATCATCCAGGCGTTCTACGACGGCATCAAGCACAAGCCGCAGACGACCTTCGGCAACGTCAAGGCCGATGTCATCGCCGACAAGGAGCCGGCGTTCAGGCCCGGCAACTTTTGCAGCGTCATCCGCGGTTCGCGCTGGCCGGGCTGA
- a CDS encoding GlxA family transcriptional regulator: protein MTKTIAILALPGVQMLDVSGPLDVFAQANAELGRELYTLRVVGYEAGPIRSSSGARLLPDLTVGDPAPRLDTLLVAGTPQAASAMLSSSALRWLRATARAARRYGSVCTGAFMLAAAGLLDGRRVTTHWNAAAQLRLAYPKVTVEADALHVRDGKVRTSAGVTAGLDLALSLVEEDLGREVAANVAAQLVMFFKRPGGQLQFSRKGQAGPVGRSALQEVQRWVAGNPGLPLSVDALAEHAGLSPRHFARLFHAEVGVTPAAWVEMTRIAAARALLEAGVATPKQAAAQCGFANVDTLRRAFVKHVGVSPAVYRRHHGGDSD from the coding sequence ATGACCAAGACCATAGCCATTCTTGCGCTGCCCGGCGTCCAGATGCTCGACGTCTCCGGGCCCCTGGACGTGTTCGCCCAGGCCAATGCCGAACTCGGGCGTGAGCTTTACACGCTGCGCGTGGTGGGCTACGAGGCGGGGCCCATCCGCAGTTCGTCGGGCGCGCGCCTGCTGCCCGACCTGACGGTTGGCGACCCGGCGCCGCGCCTGGATACCCTGCTTGTCGCAGGCACGCCGCAGGCCGCCAGCGCAATGCTCAGCAGCTCCGCTTTGCGATGGCTGCGCGCGACGGCCCGGGCCGCCCGGCGCTATGGCTCCGTCTGCACTGGCGCCTTCATGCTGGCCGCGGCCGGCCTCCTGGACGGGCGGCGCGTGACCACCCATTGGAACGCGGCTGCGCAACTGCGTCTGGCTTATCCCAAGGTGACCGTCGAAGCGGATGCCCTGCATGTGCGCGACGGCAAGGTGCGCACCTCCGCCGGCGTCACGGCCGGCCTGGATCTGGCGCTGTCGCTGGTCGAGGAGGACCTGGGCCGGGAGGTGGCCGCCAACGTGGCTGCCCAGCTGGTGATGTTCTTCAAGCGGCCGGGCGGACAACTGCAGTTCAGCCGCAAGGGACAAGCCGGCCCGGTCGGGCGCTCGGCGCTGCAGGAGGTTCAGCGCTGGGTCGCCGGCAATCCCGGGCTGCCGCTGTCGGTGGATGCGCTGGCCGAACATGCGGGCCTGAGTCCGCGGCATTTTGCGCGGCTGTTCCACGCCGAGGTCGGCGTCACGCCGGCCGCGTGGGTCGAGATGACGCGGATCGCCGCGGCCCGCGCGCTGCTGGAGGCGGGCGTGGCCACGCCCAAGCAGGCGGCCGCGCAATGCGGTTTTGCCAACGTCGACACCTTGCGCCGCGCCTTCGTCAAGCACGTGGGCGTTTCGCCGGCTGTGTACCGCCGGCATCACGGCGGCGATTCTGATTGA
- a CDS encoding D-alanyl-D-alanine carboxypeptidase family protein, which produces MKNLPYSAHSPVVFTRRLLSGAVLSAMLAASMPVWAQQAPAAAPAAATGAAAPAPNASAVVPVGDVSAVPAPTIAAKAWIVMDVNSGQTLAASNPDMKVEPASLTKIMTAYVVFNALDEKRLTLEQTVPVSDRAWRTGGSRMFIEPRKPVTVDELNQGMIVQSGNDASVALAEAVGGSEASFASLMNQEAERLGMRNTHFMNATGLPDPQHMTSTRDLAILSSHLITDHPDHFHYYKQKSYTYNKITQPNRNRLLWADPSVDGMKTGHTDSAGYCLVSTAVRGDRRILVVVVGTDSEATRAEESLKLLNWSFQNFDTVKLFDKSQPGIDARVWEGTAENVKLGPPNPVSIAVPRGKAGDLKPVAQRTDPLIAPLAKGQQVGTLQFTLDGKVLRSEPLVVQDAVERAGFFGRMVDTVKRWFE; this is translated from the coding sequence ATGAAGAATTTGCCTTACTCCGCTCACTCCCCCGTTGTCTTCACCCGCCGCCTGCTGTCAGGCGCGGTGCTGTCAGCCATGCTGGCAGCCTCGATGCCGGTCTGGGCGCAACAGGCTCCCGCCGCGGCGCCCGCCGCAGCTACCGGCGCCGCGGCTCCGGCTCCGAATGCTTCGGCGGTGGTGCCGGTGGGCGACGTCTCGGCCGTGCCGGCCCCCACGATCGCGGCCAAGGCCTGGATCGTGATGGACGTCAACAGCGGCCAGACCCTGGCCGCCTCCAACCCGGACATGAAGGTGGAGCCGGCGTCGCTCACCAAGATCATGACGGCCTACGTCGTGTTCAATGCGCTGGATGAAAAGCGCCTGACGCTGGAGCAGACCGTGCCGGTGTCCGACCGCGCCTGGCGCACGGGCGGTTCGCGCATGTTCATCGAACCGCGCAAGCCGGTTACTGTCGATGAGCTGAACCAGGGCATGATCGTGCAGTCCGGCAACGACGCCTCCGTGGCCCTGGCCGAGGCCGTGGGCGGCAGCGAGGCTTCGTTCGCTTCGCTGATGAACCAGGAAGCCGAGCGCCTGGGCATGCGCAACACGCATTTCATGAACGCCACGGGCCTGCCCGACCCGCAGCACATGACGTCCACGCGCGACCTGGCCATCCTGTCGTCGCACCTGATCACCGATCACCCGGACCACTTCCACTACTACAAGCAGAAGAGCTACACCTACAACAAGATCACCCAGCCCAACCGCAACCGCCTGCTGTGGGCCGACCCGTCGGTGGACGGCATGAAGACCGGCCACACCGATTCGGCCGGCTACTGCCTGGTGTCGACCGCGGTGCGCGGCGACCGCCGCATCCTGGTGGTCGTGGTGGGCACGGACAGCGAAGCCACGCGCGCCGAGGAAAGCCTGAAGCTGCTGAACTGGAGCTTCCAGAACTTCGACACCGTGAAGCTGTTCGACAAGAGCCAGCCCGGCATCGATGCGCGCGTCTGGGAAGGCACGGCTGAAAACGTCAAGCTGGGCCCGCCCAACCCGGTGTCGATCGCGGTGCCGCGCGGCAAGGCTGGCGACTTGAAGCCGGTGGCGCAACGCACGGATCCGCTGATCGCCCCGCTGGCCAAGGGCCAGCAGGTCGGCACGCTGCAGTTCACGCTGGACGGCAAGGTGCTGCGCAGCGAACCGCTGGTGGTGCAGGACGCGGTCGAGCGCGCGGGCTTCTTCGGCCGCATGGTCGACACCGTCAAGCGCTGGTTCGAATAA
- a CDS encoding D-amino acid aminotransferase: MIPGVPGESQVYLNGEFLRVDEAKVSVLDRGFIFGDGIYEVVPVYQGNAFRMAEHLNRLDRSLAALRIAQPFDRAGWIDLIQQLLARTKLETCIVYLQVTRGVAKRDHQFPSTPVAPTVFGMISAWAPPPAAQRERGLSAISIPDERWLHCEIKSVSLLGNVLAKQQAVDAQVDEVVQFRDGYLTEGSSTNIWVVSGGKLLAPPKNNLILEGIRYGLMGELAAEAGIPFESRPISREEVEQADELMLSSATKEVLAIVSLDGKPVGTGKPGPVFAQLRAGYDARIAAL, from the coding sequence ATGATTCCGGGCGTGCCGGGCGAAAGCCAGGTGTATCTCAACGGTGAGTTTTTGCGCGTGGACGAGGCCAAGGTCTCCGTCCTGGACCGCGGCTTCATTTTCGGCGACGGCATCTACGAAGTCGTCCCCGTGTACCAAGGCAATGCGTTCCGCATGGCCGAACACCTCAACCGCCTGGACCGCAGCCTGGCCGCCTTGCGGATCGCCCAGCCCTTCGACCGCGCAGGCTGGATCGACCTGATCCAGCAGCTGCTGGCGCGCACCAAGCTGGAAACCTGCATCGTCTACCTGCAGGTGACGCGCGGCGTGGCCAAGCGCGACCACCAGTTCCCCTCGACGCCCGTGGCGCCGACGGTCTTCGGCATGATCTCGGCCTGGGCGCCGCCGCCCGCGGCGCAGCGCGAACGCGGCTTGAGCGCCATCAGCATTCCGGACGAACGCTGGCTGCATTGCGAAATCAAGTCGGTGTCCTTGCTGGGCAACGTGCTGGCCAAGCAGCAAGCGGTCGATGCGCAGGTCGATGAAGTGGTGCAGTTCCGCGATGGCTACCTGACCGAAGGCTCGTCCACCAATATCTGGGTGGTGTCCGGCGGCAAGCTGCTGGCGCCGCCCAAGAACAACTTGATCCTGGAAGGCATCCGCTACGGCCTGATGGGTGAACTGGCCGCCGAGGCCGGCATTCCGTTCGAGTCGCGTCCGATCTCGCGAGAAGAGGTGGAACAGGCCGACGAGCTGATGCTGTCCTCGGCCACCAAGGAAGTGCTGGCCATCGTGTCGTTGGATGGCAAGCCAGTGGGTACGGGCAAGCCCGGCCCCGTTTTTGCGCAATTGCGGGCGGGTTATGATGCCCGCATCGCCGCGCTCTAA
- a CDS encoding YbeD family protein, with amino-acid sequence MQQIPPEDSLIEYPSDFPIKVMGKQHPEFAQTLTDVVLQFDPEFDAATVEMRPSKGGNYMGLTFTVRATSREQLDALYRALHGHPMVSIVL; translated from the coding sequence ATGCAACAGATCCCGCCCGAAGACTCCCTCATCGAATATCCCAGCGACTTTCCCATCAAGGTCATGGGCAAGCAGCATCCCGAATTCGCGCAGACGCTGACCGACGTCGTGCTGCAGTTCGACCCTGAGTTCGACGCCGCCACGGTGGAAATGCGGCCCAGCAAGGGCGGCAACTACATGGGCCTGACCTTCACGGTGCGCGCGACCTCGCGCGAGCAGTTGGACGCGCTTTACCGCGCCCTGCACGGCCATCCGATGGTGTCCATCGTCCTCTAG
- the lipB gene encoding lipoyl(octanoyl) transferase LipB, translated as MIKWLARPADYLSVWHDMQAYTNLRGADTPDEIWLCEHAPVYTLGQAGLPQHVLNPGGIPIVHCDRGGQVTYHGPGQVMAYALFDLRRADIYVKEYVNLLEGAVIDTLAQMGVADACRKPGAPGVYVPDPDGGELAKIAALGIKIRNGRAYHGVSLNVQMDLAPFLGINPCGYAGLRTVDMAACGVRREPTETGEALARNLAQAWDRARNKI; from the coding sequence GTGATCAAGTGGCTCGCGCGGCCGGCCGACTACCTATCGGTCTGGCACGACATGCAGGCGTACACCAATCTGCGCGGCGCCGATACGCCTGACGAGATCTGGCTCTGCGAACACGCGCCCGTCTACACCCTGGGGCAGGCTGGCCTGCCCCAGCACGTGCTCAACCCTGGCGGCATCCCCATCGTCCATTGCGACCGCGGCGGGCAGGTGACCTACCACGGCCCCGGCCAGGTCATGGCCTACGCGCTGTTCGACCTGCGCCGCGCCGACATCTACGTCAAGGAATACGTCAATCTGCTGGAAGGCGCGGTCATCGACACGCTGGCGCAGATGGGCGTGGCTGACGCCTGCCGCAAGCCCGGCGCGCCGGGGGTCTACGTGCCCGACCCGGACGGGGGCGAACTGGCCAAGATCGCCGCGCTGGGCATCAAGATCCGCAACGGGCGGGCCTACCACGGCGTATCGCTGAACGTGCAGATGGACCTGGCGCCGTTCCTGGGCATCAATCCCTGCGGTTATGCCGGACTGCGCACCGTGGACATGGCGGCCTGTGGCGTGCGCCGCGAGCCCACCGAAACCGGCGAGGCGCTCGCACGCAATCTGGCGCAGGCCTGGGACCGCGCAAGGAACAAGATATGA
- a CDS encoding tetratricopeptide repeat protein encodes MKTYSAADVAATTPEALARLRVAGPAEDYAAWIRAAAELGLIEAQTIYGQMLLDGAGVERDPELGLTWFKRAAHADHPMAINMVGRCYENGWGVARDDTVAAYWFRLAADRGLDWGMYNYAHMLRSGRGSVAQNPAAALALYQKAADAGHVKSIGVVGRYYEAGEVVEQDMERAFDCYRRCAEGGDFRGMFHLGRLLLLRGQKQDAVQWLARVPETATPAFLREANAMLRDSGFPALYEG; translated from the coding sequence ATGAAGACCTATAGCGCGGCCGACGTGGCCGCGACCACACCGGAAGCATTGGCGCGCCTGCGCGTAGCGGGGCCGGCCGAGGACTACGCGGCCTGGATCCGCGCGGCCGCCGAACTGGGGCTGATCGAAGCCCAGACCATCTACGGCCAGATGCTGCTGGACGGCGCCGGCGTCGAACGCGATCCGGAGCTGGGGCTGACATGGTTCAAGCGCGCGGCCCATGCCGATCACCCCATGGCCATCAACATGGTGGGCCGCTGCTACGAGAACGGCTGGGGCGTGGCGCGGGACGACACGGTCGCAGCCTACTGGTTCCGGCTGGCGGCGGACCGCGGCCTGGACTGGGGCATGTACAACTACGCCCACATGCTGCGCAGCGGCCGCGGCAGCGTGGCGCAGAACCCCGCGGCGGCGCTGGCTCTGTACCAGAAGGCGGCGGACGCCGGGCACGTGAAGTCCATCGGGGTGGTCGGGCGCTATTACGAGGCCGGCGAGGTGGTCGAGCAGGACATGGAGCGCGCCTTCGACTGCTACCGGCGCTGCGCCGAAGGCGGCGATTTCCGCGGCATGTTCCACCTGGGCCGGCTGCTGTTGCTGCGCGGGCAGAAACAGGACGCCGTGCAATGGCTCGCGCGCGTGCCGGAGACCGCCACGCCTGCCTTCCTGCGGGAAGCCAACGCCATGCTGCGGGACAGCGGCTTTCCTGCGCTGTATGAGGGGTAG